The Verrucomicrobiota bacterium JB022 genome includes a region encoding these proteins:
- a CDS encoding HNH endonuclease produces the protein MIFAPSSSTEDTQVNDERPSFRRVLVLNRNWQAVNIIGVRRAFTLLWQDHARVINTFDGQFLPLSTVDWLEFSEAAASRNLKGAEWVRTIRRSILMPKVLLLNDFDRLPITEVKFNRQSVFERDNFTCQYTGQTFRAKDLTLDHVIPRERGGRTSWENIVTCSREINARKANRLPHEAGLRLIRKPSRPKWRPFAAIVAGSDIDASWAQFLHVEKSAS, from the coding sequence ATGATTTTCGCACCGTCCTCCTCCACCGAAGACACTCAGGTCAACGACGAGAGGCCATCTTTTCGCCGGGTGCTGGTGCTCAACCGCAATTGGCAGGCGGTGAACATCATTGGCGTGCGGCGGGCCTTTACGCTGCTTTGGCAGGATCACGCGCGCGTGATCAATACGTTCGACGGCCAGTTCTTGCCGCTCTCCACTGTCGATTGGCTGGAATTCTCCGAAGCCGCCGCCAGCCGCAACCTGAAGGGCGCGGAGTGGGTCCGCACCATCCGCCGCAGCATCCTGATGCCCAAGGTGCTGCTGCTGAACGATTTTGACCGGCTGCCCATCACCGAGGTCAAGTTCAACCGCCAGAGCGTTTTTGAGCGCGACAACTTCACCTGCCAGTACACCGGGCAGACGTTTCGCGCCAAAGACCTGACGCTCGACCACGTGATCCCGCGCGAGCGGGGTGGGCGCACCTCCTGGGAAAACATCGTCACCTGCTCCCGGGAGATCAATGCGCGCAAGGCCAACCGGCTGCCCCACGAGGCGGGGCTGCGGCTGATCCGTAAGCCGAGCCGCCCCAAGTGGCGTCCTTTCGCGGCCATCGTCGCTGGTTCGGACATCGATGCCAGCTGGGCCCAATTCCTTCATGTTGAAAAAAGCGCGTCTTAA